One Metamycoplasma gateae genomic window, TACCCACAAGATGGCTGAATCAAACAAAGCATTTGCTCACTTTAGATGATAATTATAAATTTATTTAAATTATTTTAAAGATTAGGATAAAAATAAATATATGTCAAGAGAATATAAATTAGAAAATTATCGTAATATCGGAATCATGGCTCATATTGATGCTGGTAAAACCACAACAACAGAAAGAGTTCTTTTTCACACAGGTAAAATTCATAAAATTGGTGAAACACACGAAGGTGCTTCACAAATGGACTGAATGATTCAAGAACAAGAACGTGGTATTACCATTACTTCAGCTGCTACAACAGCTTATTGAAAAAATAAAAGATTAAACATTATCGATACACCAGGACACGTTGATTTTACAATAGAAGTAGAACGTTCATTACGTGTTTTAGATGGTGCTGTTGCTGTTTTGGATGCTCAATCTGGTGTTGAACCTCAAACTGAAACGGTTTGAAGACAAGCAACAAACTATAAAGTTCCTAGAATCGTGTATGTTAACAAAATGGATAAGATGGGTGCAAACTTTAAAGCATCAGTTGAATCATTAAGAAAATTATTAGGTGCAAATGCACACGCAATTCAATTAAACATTGGTGAAGAAGCACAATTTAGTGGAATTATTGACCTAGTAACTTTAAAAGCTTATGAATTTGATGGTGGTGTTGACGAAAATATGAAGGAAATCGAAATTCCTGCACACCTAAAAGACGAAGCTCAATTAATGCGTTCATCATTAGCTGAATCACTAGCTGATTTTGATGAAGAAATTATGGAATTATTATTAACTGAACAAGAAGTTTCAGCTGATTTAATGAAAAAGGCAATCAGAAAAGCAACTTTAACCTCAGAATATTTCCCAGTTGTTTGTGGTACATCATTCAAAAACAAAGGTGTTAAATTAATGCTTGATGCTGTTGTTGAATACTTACCTTCTCCATTAGATATTCCAGCCATGAAAGCTTACAAAGGCGAAGAAGAAATTTCTATCCCAGCTTCAGATGATGAATTCTTCTCATCTCTAGCGTTCAAGGTTATGAACGACCCATTTGTTGGGAACTTAACATTCTTTAGAGTATATAGTGGTGTTATTTCAAAAGGTTCATACGTTGCTAACTCAACAAAAGGTGAAAAAGAAAGATTTAGCCGTATTTTATTAATGCACGCTA contains:
- the fusA gene encoding elongation factor G translates to MSREYKLENYRNIGIMAHIDAGKTTTTERVLFHTGKIHKIGETHEGASQMDWMIQEQERGITITSAATTAYWKNKRLNIIDTPGHVDFTIEVERSLRVLDGAVAVLDAQSGVEPQTETVWRQATNYKVPRIVYVNKMDKMGANFKASVESLRKLLGANAHAIQLNIGEEAQFSGIIDLVTLKAYEFDGGVDENMKEIEIPAHLKDEAQLMRSSLAESLADFDEEIMELLLTEQEVSADLMKKAIRKATLTSEYFPVVCGTSFKNKGVKLMLDAVVEYLPSPLDIPAMKAYKGEEEISIPASDDEFFSSLAFKVMNDPFVGNLTFFRVYSGVISKGSYVANSTKGEKERFSRILLMHANSRTDIDEVRTGDIAAAVGLKYTTTGDTLIDEKHKDIVLENMNFPEPVISQAIEPKTKDASEKLSLALQRLGAEDPTFKYYTDEETGQTIIAGMGELHLDIIVDRLKREFKVEVSVGAPQVSYRETITKAAEVEGIHKKQSGGKGQYGHVWIKYEPNPDGGFEFIDKIVGGKIPKEYIKSIEKGLKEKMEIGILAGYPMIDIKATLFDGSYHEVDSSELAYKIAASKSLTKGREQLGTVLLEPIMDVAVVVPEDFFGDVMGDISRRRGQVRDNETRNDGAHVIKAYIPLSEMFGYATQLRSMTTGRGTYQMWFDHYEKLPRNLADEIIKKRGGKVSSEED